The DNA window CCGCCTCTGTACCCTATCTTTGCCCGGCTTGTCTCACCGCCTCTGTGCCCTATCTTTGCCCGGCTTGTCTCACCACCTCTGTGCCCTATCTTTGCCCGGCTTGTCTCACCGCCTCTGTGCCCTATCTTTGCCCGGCTTGTCTCACCGCCTCTGTGCCCTATCTTTGCCCGGCTTGTCTCACCGCCTCTGTGCCCTATCTTTGCCCGGCTTGTCTCACCGCCTCCCTCTGTACCCTATCTTTACCTGACCTGTCTCACCGCCTCTGTGCCCTATCTTTGCCCGGGTTGTCTAACCGCCTCTGTACCCTATCTTTGCCCGGCTTGTCTCACCGCCTCTGTGCCCTATCTTTGCCCGGCTTGTCTCACCGCCTCTGTGCCCTATCTTTGCCCGGCTTGTCTCACCGCCTCCCTCTGTGCCCTATCTTTGCCCGGCTTGTCTCACCGCCTCTGTGCCCTATCTTTGCCTGGCTTGTCTCACCGCCTCTGTACCCTATCTTTGCCCGGCCTGTCTCACCGCCTCTGTGCCCTATCTTTGCCCGGCCTGTCTCACCGCCTCTGTGCCCTATCTTTGCCCGGCTTGTCTCACCGCCTCTGTACCCTATCTTTGCCCGGCTTGTCTCACCGCCTCTGTGCCCTATCTTTGCCTGGCTTGTCTCACCGCCTCTGTGCCCTATCTTTGCCCGGCTTGTCTCACCGCCTCTGTGCCCTATCTTTGCCCGGCTTGTCTCACCGCCTCTGCGCCCCATTCCTACACCCCTATTCTCTGAGGTCTCTCTCGAGCTACCAGGGAGCAATCATCTCCACCAGGAGACCCCGACTCCCTACTGGGGGGTAAGCAGGGCCTGGCTGTCATTCAGCAGGGGCCATGAGAAGCCCCCCCTGGCCCCCTCCTGCTGTTTGTTCCTGAAATGGACCCTCGCACTCCATTACTGTCACTCATCCATCACGTGCGGAGAGTTCCCAGCCCATCCCTCACAGCTCATGTTAGAAACTTATTTGTAcaaattttaaaactttttttaggAAAGTAATCATCTTGGGCCAAGAGGAAGCTCCCACACATCTGGTTATAAGGAGAGCCACCAGGAGGCACCATGGAGTTGCACTTCCACATCCTGAACGGCTCTGAGTGGCAGGGCATCTCAGGGTGAAAGGGCGCGACAGTCAATCACAGGGCTGTCTGCGGGGTCatcctgcccccctgcccctttgtgctccccccgcctccccctcTTTTGATTTGGCCCCGATCATTAACTTCCACTCGGCAGTGGGGGGGAGGAAGGCATTAGGTTTAAGGCACTGCCTTTGAGATATGGGAAGATGCAGAGGGAGAAAAGGCAAGatggatggggggtgggggagagaggATGAAATGCAGGCAGTCATACGTCAAACTGCGTGAATGGTActgccagtggggggggggggggggcggtgttcCCAGATGGAGGGGAGGAAGGAGCTAACGCTGACAGCATGTCTGTGTCTTTGGGATTCAAAATGTGCTGTGTACATTATTATtacgattattattattatttattattattatttatttttagtgtcTCTCTTTCTGACTGTGTGTGGAGTGTGACATCATGGCAGGATCTCCTGCATTCTTCTCCAGTGTGAGATATGTTCagtgtatgtctgtctgcagTGTGATCAGGGATAAGTCtggcatctgtctgtctgtactgTGTGTCTATGCTGAGTGTCCATTCCCTACTGTATGTATATCAGATGAGcccctgtgaccccccccccgccccttttCCTCTCAACCCCCTACAGTTCCCGTTTGGGGCCGGCCTCCTGCTGGCTGTCACGCTCTCCATGCTGGTGGGCCTCAGCCGCCTTTACACTGGGATGCATTCTGCGCTGGTGCGTCAGCCTACACGCCACATCCCTCACTCACATGCAGGGTCTCTACACAGGTGGAGCCCTCACACACATGGGGCCTTTATACACGCAGGGCACACAGGGCCCTAACACACATGGGGCCCTCACACACACGGGGCCCTATCACACACGGGGCCCTAACACACACGGGGCCCTCACACACACGGGGCCCTATCACACATGCGGGGCCCTATCACACACGGGGCCCTATCACACATGCGGGGCCCTATCACACACGGGGCCCTCACACACGCGGGGCCCTCACACACGCGGGGCCCTATCACACACGGGGCCCTATCACACACACGGGGCCCTATCACACACGGGGCCCTATCACACACGGGGCCCTCACACACACGGGGCCCTCACACACGCggggcccacacacacacggggccCTCACACACATGGGGCCTTTATACACGCAGGGCCCTAACACACACGGGGCCCTATCACACATGGGGCCCTCACACACACGGGGCCCTATCACACACggggcccacacacacacggggccCTCACACACACGGGGCCCTCACACACACGGGGCCCTCACACACATGGGGCCCTATCACACACGGGGCCCTCACACACGCGGGGTGCTCATGCACACGGGCCCCTTACACATGTGAGTCCCTCATACAGATAGGGCCCTTTCTGTAGCTTCAGCCTCCATGTGTCCATATGCTGATCAGAGCACCCTGTCTTCCTCACCTCTGTCTTTCAGGATGTGATCTGTGGGATGCTGATTTCTGCTGCCCTTCTGATGTTGACCTATCCTCTGTGGGATGCATTCGACCACCTGCAGCTAACAAGCCCCCTCTCCCCCATCGTGGCATTGGTATTGGCGCTTTTTCTATGCTATAGCTACCCCGAGCTGGACCATTACAGCACGACGCGGGGGGACACCACCATCATTGTGGCTGTGAGTGCAGGGTGCTCCATGGGATACTGGGTGAACAAGCAGCTGGGGCAGACGTATGAGCCCGATGGGGGCTTCCCCCTGCCCCTGCCGGCCCTAACCGGACTGGCCCTGGCCCGCGGCAGCGCCCGTTTCCTCTTGGGCCTGGCCGTCCTCGTGGGGATGAGGAGCGTGATGAAATCCGTCAGCCTGTGGCTGATATGCTCCTGGCACAAGGTTCCCCTGCATGACCTGAACGCCAGGAGGGAGAAGAAGATCGAGGTTCCGTACAAGTTCAGCACGTATATCACCATTGGGCTTCTGAACACCATCTTGATGAACAGGCTCTTCGTGGCTTTGAATCTGCTTTGATGCCCATCAGCAGCAACGTGTGTGTTCAGGTACCCTTGTGACAAAGCCTCCTCTGATATGGGGTTAAGACTCTTTCCAGGTGTTTCGTTACGCGTGTACGGTGTTCCGTGCATGTACATTTACAGTCATGTGTTGTATGTACAGGGAACAGGGCTGTTGATTACTGCTGCCCAGTTAGGCTGAGGACTAACGAAAAGAGGAAATGAACATTTGCTTGTTTACCCACATCCAGTCCGATAAAGCCGAGACACTTAAAAGCTTTGCCACGTCAGGACGAGTTCATCTTGGGGACTAACGGTTTAGGGACCTTCTCTGCGCTCGGCTGTTGACGTTTCCTGCTTCTGAGCTCGGCTCAAACTTGTACATCTAGCAACTTCTGTTAGACCTGCTTTTGTTCAATTATTCTTCTAGTTTCATTCTGCCTTTTGCTGGCAGTGGCTCCGCTGTGGTCTCCTGTGTTACTGTTTGATGAAGCAGACAGATGTTATGGTCTTTTTCACTGCCGTGTTGTATGTTTAAGGTGCTCGATTAGCTTTCCTGGAAGGGTCACCTTTTATGGTGGAGGAagctttaaataaatatttttatattgtctCATATTTCAGCAGCTGGTGTTTATTGCGCAAACATTTACTCAGTCATCCTTTCTGTTATAGTGCTCTGATACTCGCCACGCATCAAAGGTGCAAACCAAAGTGAAAAGTGGTACCTTGGACTACACGGTGTAGATTTAGTTTCagcaaaaacaagagcaaaTACTGAGCTGGTGGGTAaatctctgtgcccccccccccccccccagaagcaAACATGGGGAGGAGGGTTATCAAATTCACTTAACTCTTCCAAAACAGTAGCAGTACCAACAGTGGCATAAGCAGTAGGGAGGACCGGAATACATTTGAGAATATTTCACATGGAGTCTGTTCCGAAATGAGCCTCTAAAATGGCGTCTCCCCTTAATCTGAATGGAGCCCATGGGCGGCGTCTCTCCTTAATCTGTATGAAGCCCTCAGATGGCGTCTCCCCTTAATCTGAATGGAGCCCATGGGCGGCGTCTCTCCTTAATCTGTATGAAGCCCTCAGATGGCGTCTCCCCTTAATCTGAATGGAGCCCATGGGCGGCGTCTCTCCTTAATCTGTATGAAGCCCTCAGATGGCGTCTCCCCTTAATCTGGGTGGAGCCCTTGGCCAGAGTGTCCTTAATCCTGCCTTGAATCCCAGGCTTGATGCTTCCTGCCATATTTCTGCTTTTGTGGTTTCGGCAGTGACCCCTATGGTCCTGCGTTAAAGCTCTTCGCTTTGAAGGGAGATGCTCTTTGAGGTGAATGAGTTGTCACCCAGTCACAGAATACAGCCAGTGTCATCGCCACGATGATGGGGGCGGTCAGTCCGGCAGGCAGACGGATCGGCGGGGAGGAAGCTGTCTGGGCGCGGACTGCAGGCTTTAGGCTGGTCAAAGAATAGCCGCCTTCCCCAGtctgaaggggaaaaaaacactaaacCTTCCAAGGGCTAGGATGAGCCCAGCAAGGGGGGGCTTTGATGCTGAAGAAGGATCCTTTTGTTCTCTGATCTGCTAAACCCACTCCCCCAGACTAATTTAAGATGTTTAAAACCCAACTAATGCAAAAGCACTTGTGTGTGCACTAGTCTCCATAATGAAACACTCCCACCCTGCACACAGGGCGAtgtgtgtttgcttgtttgCTGAATTTCATGGTAAAGAAACACAATTTAATCCtcgacttttaaaaaaagaaagagattTCAGGTTAGGCAGTGGTGACAGCCACCTCCCCAAAGGTCAGGGCTCAGGCCTGCCAGTGGATTCTCCCATGATGCCTTGCGGCTTCACACTCCTCCTGCCTTATTCTGAATGAGGTTCCAGGTCTCAGGTGATACACTGACACACTGCATCTTGCTGGAAACGGTGTAAACAAACAGAGATAAGATAACTGCCACCCTACTACTACCACGCTAATTTTGGTGACTCGAAGAGGCTGAACTCAAACGTGCCCCCCATGTAATTATAGGATTTGACACAGTTATTATGGGGAGATAAAGTGCGCTTGTTTCTTGTAACATCTGCCCCACGATCTGCTCCAGGGTCACCCGCTTCCTGAGGGAGAGCCCTGATACCatctcatccccccccccccaatgtcatGCTCGGCCCCCTAGGAGATCTGCTCTGCCATCCCTCCTAGAGTGCCCTCTCTCCCCACCTTTCCCATCCCAGATTTACAGCTTCAGGAGTGCTGAAGCGCAGGTGAGTCAGCTGACTCCTTTACAGCCAGTAGCAGACAGCTGATAAGCCCCCGCAGCTGGAAACGCCAAACTGCCCCTCCATCCCGGATCAGTACGTGTGCGAAGCCCACGGACCCTGGCACACATGGGCAAAGGAACCGGCCAGTATTCTTAAACATGCTCAAGTCTGTACATGTCCAGTGACGCGCTGCTTCCTGCCAGCCTCCACCCGCTCTCCTCTCCATGGCAACCACTTACGACTGCCTGcgtaaggacccccccccccaacacgcaCATTGTGGTGGCAACGCGAGAGGCCCACGTGACCACATGTGACCAACCATATCCGCTAGCTGACAGCTATGCTAATGGGGCCCTGTCTGACCTTTCTTTAGCCACCCCTCCCACATCCCACCATGACTGACCCCAGTCTCCGTCAGACCTGGACTGCAAGGCAAGCTTCAGCGTTTTACTGCATTCATATGGGTGCCCGTTCATATCCCGGGAGGGGACCAGCTGTCATATCCTTGATTGGATGGTACCTAAGACCTGTCATAAAATAGCCAGCTGTAAGAGTATATAAAATCTGTAAGGAGAATCAGATATAAAGTAAAACATACAGTAGCTGGCAAGTTAAATAATTAATGAAGAGGTTCCATTGATGATTGTATGTTCAGTGTTTTCTTACCATCTTTTCCTGTCCTGAGATGGGGGGTCAGGGCCTAGGGCAACTTTGGATGGAGGATTCTCTCTCtgtgcatctctctctctctctctgtgcatctctctctctctctgtgtgtgcatctctctctctctctctctgcatctctctttctctctgtccatCATCTTCCCTCTCTGGCAAGTCAAAGCCATTGATTGCTCTAATGGGTACTGAGCAAGGCTGTCAGCGTAGGAACTGGCAAGCTGTTTGCTTTCTTCCATTTCCATGACCTTGAGTGGATGAGTCTTAATCCTGCATCTGATCAAAAACAGTGGGACACCcccccatcacacacacacacacacacaggcaggcagtgCCCCCCCATGGGAAAACTGGGATGGAAGTCTATAGAAACCTATAAGCACATTTTTGTCACGAAACAGACACTGGAAAAATATGTTACAAGATGCATGGCGGAAACACTGAAGCTTCCCTGGGGGCCAGGATCACATGACCTTGTACTTTAGTCTGCATCAATCAGGCCGCGGTTGTAATTTTCTTGTTTCATATAAATAGCAAACAACCACAAAATACAACCACTTTGTGCAGTCTTTGGAAAAAACATGTAATCTGAAGTGTAATATAACTCAGTAATTATATAAGatttttttagaaataaatAGCTACTGGAAATGGATCTATGAATGTATACTAATATAATAAACTCAAACCAAGCAAATAACCTGCACTAACAATGAAGTGAATTAATTATGTTGCTTTTCTTTTGATTATTACATCTGCATCTTGGGAGATTGTACTTCTGTCTGTCAGCAAATCAAAATGTCATGTGGTGTCAGTGCTGTAGGTCAGATGGTGCAGATCTTCATCCAGAACAATAACAGTAAGTGAACCCAAAGCCATGaaacatgacccccccccccccacacacacacacacacacacacactatagtcCTTCCCCCCCCTTAATGGAACAGAGTAGGTTACTTGGGTTACAAGTGATAGTACCAGTGCCCAGGTCAGGAAGACTTGCATTTCTTCATTTATTAGGTCTCTGgtaggttggtgccccatcctgggttgttccctgcctcgcacctgtagcctctgggataggctctggaccccttgcaaccctgaataggagcAGTGagcacagaaaatggatgagtGGATGCATGTATGGATGGAATGTTTGTGTCTTTCAGTTGGAGGGAATCTTTCTCTTGGTAACTGAGAATGCAGAACTGAGGAAGGAGGTGCCTGTCTCCCACTAGTGGAGAGTGATGGTTACTGCGCTTGTCTCAGAGTGACTCTGATTCAGGTCAAATGTTTCCCCCTTGTGGCAAACCCGAAAATCACATCTCTTTGTAGCCAAACCTTAAATGCCAATTTCAACAGAATTTCAAAAACCAACAATCTTTCAAgacattaaaagaaaaaaataaggcGTGTTATGAGGACCAAAGGTGAAATGTAGCCCATTTACAAAGGTTGTTATAGGTTGTGTTcatgtttcatttgtttttgggGTTAGTTGGTGCGAATACACATGAATGACCTCACCTGAACTGGCTGCAGCAAGATGAATCATGGACAAGCAAAGTTATCAATTTGTTTAGCCTGAGGGATGAGCGGTTGACACGGCAACAGGGCCGACGACAAATTGCCGTTGTGTGTGATCTGCGTCCTCCGTTTCCATGAAAACCACAGACTCAGCCATCTGTGTTCGTTTGAACGACTTGCTGGCGTCTGCTGACTGGACGCTATGCGCGTGGGCAATTCATGGGGATTAATTTGATAACAGACAGATAACAAGCGGATATGAAATGTCTCAGATACTGTATACTAGCATTAGGGCCGATAAAATCTCTCAAAAGCATCTCCTTCCTGTGCACGACTTCCTGGggcagagagggagaaggaTGTTATAGCCTTGTTAAATTACTCCCATTTCAGAACAAAACCGCAAGCGAGTGCTAGCTGAAAAGAATTAGTGAATGAAAGCAGCTGTTTAACGGCAGTCTCTTCAGGACGTAAGTGGCTGCTACGCTAATGCTAACAGGGAGATGCAATGTTGATTAGCGAGCACGCACCGCCGGACCATATGAACCATGAGCCTACAGCTGGAATGGGGTGGATGTGGACCAGGAGCACGGCGGTGAAATGTGTTTCATATCAAAGGTGGAATTAAGTCGGAAAACCTCCTGTGATGTGTAATTTGTaacttagtaaaaaaaaaaaaaaaaatcacaatctTTGGTAATGACAGCAAGCTTTGGCTATTGTTAAATCTGAAAATATGGATATGTTTTAAGTGGACAGTTAAAAGTCAATGAACAATTCATTTAATCTGTGCTCCAGAGGTCTTGTGCTGGCCTTATTTTTCAGACATAAAagcactaaaataaaataataaaaataagtaaTATTCAATAATATAAGAATAAGGGATGTGTTCATTTCAGTATCTTATTTCTATGTAGGTCTCACGGGGGATACGGATATTACTAGGGCAACAGCATTCATTTAAATCAGGTGGGAAAATGATCGATgtataaaatgcaaaattacaAAGTGTAGCTTGACAGCAAGTGACTGCTCCCATATGAAAGTCAAACCAAATCAACCTGGACTGACGGAAGCTTGCTGCTATAAAATAGGTTTTTATTAATAGTatcaataacatttttattgatccccatgagGAAATTCCCTTTTCGTCTACcgcatcttgctctccatgatgCACAGTcacacatgtaggtgagagcgagcttggcagtgaagggcagacaCCTGCAGCGGGgcatttttattacaaaaatgataaaatggATGAGAATAGCAAAGTACTTGTAGAATAGTATGCAGAAAATTGATGCACTCTGTGGCAGACATAAATAATGCACAAACAAGAATTACACTACTTCATCAAGGTTCACGTGATGAATTCAAGGAAACCAACTTATTCTTGAATCCTTCAGTCGGAAACTTCTACCTCATCAGCCTAGagtaataatgtttaataagcTGCTTAGATGGTGGTGACTTTGAACTGGAGAGTGGCCAAGGGGGTTTCAGGAAGTGCAAATGCTAGACAAAATGTCCGCTTGCACACCCAAATGGGAGGAGGTGTTTTTTATCCAAGTGTTGGGGATCCCTGCGTTTCGTCACCGACTCGGCCTTTAAGACGCTGGAGTGATGCTCATTATTGATACACATTACTGTGCTTGACCCCCTGGGCGTCTTGTTTTCCCACAGCACTCATAAAGTCTTTTCTGGCTTCACCACTGCTCTGAACTGACATTAAAAATAGTGGCGGATGGGCCTGTCATGGCGGTGGATGGGCCTGAAGAAGCGCCGGTCCCGGAGACCCCCAGGCGCAGTCAGGAGGCATGTTACAGCCTTGGATTGGGGGTTTGAAGCTTTGGGCTGAACAAGCCACAAGGTGGCACCTCTCCACATATTAAAATATTAGCCAAGCAGTGTGGCTGGgcttagagcaggggtgggtaatcttatccacaaagggccagtgtgtatgcaggtttttggggtaacctttaggggtgaggactcttcagccaatcagtcctctaaatAGTAATCTAATTCGGGAGTTGCaccgaaaacccgcatacacaccggccctttgtcaatatgattgcccacccctggcttAGGGGGTCAGCACGTCCACTGGGCGCTGAAAGTCACTGTGCTGCAGTGCCTCTGCTCTCTCCTCTTCCTAGGCACCATTTTGCCGTTTCACTGGGTCACTGTCACAGTGTCGCTTTCCTGCTCTCCACCCTGTTAGGATAAGCTTGATGGTCCTGGTGTCCCTGCAATCTACATTCACATGGATATGTAATTAGTgggtcattttaattttaacagAATTATAATGCATATTGTTCAaactaaatatttataatacaaAGTAATACAACCCGACCTGCTGGTAAAGATAGTTAAAAACCAGCTTATGCTGTTATCTGGTGTTAACTGGTCTAAAATGGTTTAGGATGGTCTTAGATGGTCATGTCCCAACTCCTGCTGCTCTTTAATGGTTTAGTTGGGTGGGTCACCAGTTGGTCATGCTGGTGTGGTCTGTCTGTCAAGCTGGTCCTGCTGATATAACCAGCTAAGCCATTAAACCAGAATGCGAAAATATACCTTGAGCGTGTCAACTGTCATAAGTTGGTCAACCTGCTTAAGCAGGTGGTCAAGCTGGTTGTTTACAGCAGGGGAGGTAATAGGCTAGTATTTGTTATTGAAATGATATTATCCCCCTTAGGTTAACCCCCCCATTTGGCGTGATGGGGACACTCCCTTCCTACTCTGTCCCTCTGCATTGTTCCGCAAAACACATTACCGTAAGAGTGCCCCCCCGTTTCGCAGTCAAGGGGCTCGGACAGACGGCCACAGAAGTAAACATGGCTCCAACTCAAGCAGGTGTCCAGGgctataaaatatttaattgaaaGTCATACCTCAGTTTTCCCAAGTGGGATGTGTGGTTAGAGTTGCATTAACAGTAATTAtgataattaattataattccatccatccatgttccaaACCGCTTATACTTCTGGGACgcgggggggtccagagcctatcccggaaactatgggcacaaggcagttaattataattaataattataattaataatatgtTTTTACTCAATTTTCATATTCCAGCCAAAGCAGTTTTGGTGAAAGCAGTTGATGGAGAAAACAAAGCAGATCATCCAAAAATCTGAGCTAAACCTCACCTCTTACATTCTGGTTCTCAGCCTAAACTTTGGAGGAGCCCAGCGACCCTCCTGGGCCTTTATTGCTCCTAAAATAAGGACACTACCAGCCAAAGGTTTATGCAAACACTGAGATTTTCTTCATTTGTATATTACTCACTTAccactaaaaatacactcagcATTCTTTcctaacaaatacatttacagcatgGTCACCATTTGAGTACATTTATTAGCACTTTCATGGCTGTTCTGAGACATGTTCTGTATTAAAATGACACAGAATGTGCTGGTGTATTCTTTAACATGGGTGGGTTCTGCTTTCCTTGCACTTCATATTCTCTGACGGCTGCTGAAAATGACCGATTAGtgggtgtgggaggggggcagaaagATATATGTAGTTTCCCATAACATACTGTATAGTTGCAGCATATTATTTCCCAATCCcacaaaaagagaaaacagtAAGGCACAGCACACCCAGAAAGCGGGTGAGCAAACATACCAGACTATGTGGAGTGCAGCAGCAAAACATACTCAAATTACACAATATACATGATGACTCAAGCAATGCTTAgttataaatatatgtataagtGAATGGAGTTTATTGGCTTTGTGGTCAGGACAGTCACCACAAGACGGGAAGTGCGTCACACCCATCCTTGGCCTTGGGCACTCTAAGAGAGCCTGTCATTCATGCCACACTGCCTGCACGTCCTGCCACCCACTGGGCAGGTCGTGTCAAACAGCCAGCACCCCACCCTGCCCAGAACACACCAGTGGTGCCCGCGGACCCCAGCTCACAGCTCTAGGCCATAGGGAGGACTTGGTTCCCATCTTCTCCATTGGGGAGAATGAGCCCTTCGACCAGCTGAGGTCCCTGGTTTGGAGCTGTTCAGTtgagcagtgcttcccaatccggttctcagggacccacagatgcGCCACATTTTGCCCAGAGCTGCAGTAGAACATGCACAGAACCCTGGACTTCAGCTTGCTAATTTTGTAGGCAAAGAcatttgtaatattaatattttggaGGGCACTTGTAGGtgaaaaataatgatttctCTTTGAACTGATGACTGACTAATAGCAAGCTGGTGAGTTCTCTGAGCACAGAACAAACAGTGTGACCTACCCTCAGCTAAACCCCATTAACATTCTCACCATGTCACCTCTGCTAGCCAGCACAGACACCTGGTGGCTGTCAGAACTTTTCTTGCCTGCTGCCTATACGATTGTGACCTCTACAGTTTCCTGGGCTGCTGCCCACAGCATCGCAGTCCTCAGGATTCAGTGTGGTGCTGCCCCCTAGAGGACAAGCAGGTGTGGTGCATCtaaatactgtacattactTCTCTGTTTCTCCACTTTTCCAAGCCACATTTCTCTCCACCTTGCCTGTGAGATCAATGGGACGGTCGATAGCGGTGGACCAGAACATAAACTGGACAGCGCAGAAGGTGGACGGGACGCATGGGCTTTACCTAGAAGACTAATTAAGCAGTTCAAGGAGCAGAAGATCCAGTATGGCATAGCAGAACATTAATACCTCATCTTAATCTGAATTTTTTATGTAATCGGGTATTTGAGCAATATACAGAGTTGTCTTGATCCAACATTTAGTGGCTAAGTTTGCATGTATCGGAATTTTTGGGATATGTGATGATATATTAAAGACCAAGGGGAAAACAGAGTAGTACGTGACAAGGTTGTTGGCATACATTGTATATAAATGCGTCAGTACCCCATGAGGCCCCTTCCAGCCAGCGCCAGTCG is part of the Paramormyrops kingsleyae isolate MSU_618 chromosome 17, PKINGS_0.4, whole genome shotgun sequence genome and encodes:
- the sgpp2 gene encoding sphingosine-1-phosphate phosphatase 2 isoform X3 codes for the protein MVTMWAIVMYIGQVMKDKLKMPRPLSPPVVKLETRVNAEYGMPSTHAMAATSISFTFLLSASTRLQFPFGAGLLLAVTLSMLVGLSRLYTGMHSALDVICGMLISAALLMLTYPLWDAFDHLQLTSPLSPIVALVLALFLCYSYPELDHYSTTRGDTTIIVAVSAGCSMGYWVNKQLGQTYEPDGGFPLPLPALTGLALARGSARFLLGLAVLVGMRSVMKSVSLWLICSWHKVPLHDLNARREKKIEVPYKFSTYITIGLLNTILMNRLFVALNLL